A window of Terriglobales bacterium contains these coding sequences:
- a CDS encoding substrate-binding domain-containing protein produces the protein MKKRAGIKQIAEVAKVSIGTVDRALNGRPGISEATRQRVLRIAEELLYQPNLAARALSRGGTNLKIGVCVPREIHFYYDYVWEGILSEARRYSQMGVEFLNRPAPTLGEGDDELLRSFLKDGVHGIILAPGNPDAITPLINEAEERSVRVVCVTTDAPHSKRSSIIGGEPKLAGAMAGELMAKFVLPGAEVAIITGQLFTEDQRKKTEGFSESFPKHCEDGRIAAVVEAHEDEDECFCKTFEILGEIANLAGIYVNTSNSLPVCRAIGARKLAGKVKLITSDLFPDLVPYFEKGTISASIHQRPHRQGQLAVRRLLDNLLQNTPFTKTNFVNPGFVLQSNLRFFREIQRPLSPRLGPANSPGRFLENVEDFSWQHDV, from the coding sequence ATGAAAAAAAGGGCCGGGATCAAGCAAATCGCTGAAGTCGCGAAGGTCTCGATTGGAACAGTTGACCGCGCTCTCAATGGCAGGCCGGGCATCAGCGAGGCCACGCGCCAGCGCGTGCTCCGGATTGCAGAAGAATTACTCTACCAGCCTAACCTCGCTGCTCGGGCACTCTCGAGAGGCGGTACAAATCTTAAGATAGGTGTCTGCGTTCCACGTGAGATCCACTTTTACTATGACTACGTCTGGGAAGGTATTCTCAGTGAAGCCAGGCGCTACTCTCAGATGGGAGTCGAATTCCTGAACCGCCCCGCCCCGACGCTTGGTGAAGGCGATGACGAACTGCTCCGTAGTTTTCTCAAGGATGGAGTACATGGGATCATCCTGGCTCCCGGGAATCCCGATGCAATCACACCTCTGATCAACGAAGCCGAAGAAAGAAGCGTGCGCGTGGTCTGTGTAACAACCGATGCCCCCCATAGCAAACGGTCCAGCATTATCGGTGGCGAACCCAAGCTGGCAGGGGCGATGGCCGGAGAATTGATGGCCAAATTTGTGCTGCCGGGCGCTGAGGTCGCCATCATCACGGGCCAGTTATTCACGGAGGATCAAAGGAAGAAAACCGAAGGTTTTTCCGAATCTTTCCCGAAGCACTGCGAGGATGGCAGGATTGCAGCCGTTGTCGAGGCCCACGAAGACGAGGACGAGTGCTTTTGCAAGACATTTGAAATCCTGGGCGAGATTGCGAACCTTGCAGGTATTTACGTCAATACTTCAAACTCTCTGCCGGTTTGCCGCGCTATCGGCGCACGTAAGCTCGCTGGAAAAGTGAAATTGATCACGAGCGACCTCTTCCCCGATCTAGTGCCGTATTTCGAGAAAGGCACTATTTCAGCCTCTATCCATCAGCGACCCCATCGCCAGGGACAACTGGCGGTACGCCGACTGCTGGACAACCTGCTGCAAAATACGCCTTTCACAAAAACCAACTTCGTGAATCCAGGATTTGTATTGCAGTCGAATCTTCGGTTCTTCCGCGAAATTCAACGACCACTCTCTCCGCGACTCGGACCAGCAAATTCCCCTGGGAGGTTTCTCGAAAACGTTGAGGATTTCTCCTGGCAACATGACGTGTAA